One genomic window of Pelmatolapia mariae isolate MD_Pm_ZW linkage group LG5, Pm_UMD_F_2, whole genome shotgun sequence includes the following:
- the smpd2b gene encoding sphingomyelin phosphodiesterase 2, with protein sequence MSNMDSVRVRVFSLNCWGIRYLSKYCPQRYAMIGEMLCKEQHDIVLLQEVWSEKDYLFLKKKLASCHPHSHYFRSGVIGSGLAIFSKHRIRDTFLYRYSLNGYPYMAHHGDWFGGKAVGMAILNLGSLTANVYVTHLHAEYSREKDSYLPHRVVQAWELQQFIRHTSAGADVVIVGGDLNMHPQDLGNRLLRAYTGLQDSYLETAKFDGCENGMTLIADNPFISKKELVPFEKGIRIDYILFKGSSKADVHCDSMSTTKGSVPNHPFPYSDHEALTAELRLELHTPAETGSDRKLKNKDSTTGKLAELVDIVTEARTEVKVGLHCAERMRYTAARTGVMGLALLFLELVIAAVPYLALGAEQPFPRTSFYLLAVLCFAILLATSMLYIFYTMELKSLQGAEDQMRLGIGSLQEKLKGFCLAQLHNPSGRPPEVQEPSAFEPEE encoded by the exons ATGTCTAACATGGACTCTGTCAGAGTGCGGGTCTTTTCTCTGAACTGCTG GGGGATCCGATATCTAAGCAAATACTGTCCACAGCGCTATGCCATGATTGGTGAAATGTTGTGTAAGGAACAGCATGATATTGTGTTACTGCAAGAG GTGTGGAGTGAGAAAGACTATCTCTTCTTGAAAAAGAAACTTGCTTCTTGTCACCCTCACTCTCATTACTTCAGAAG TGGCGTCATAGGCAGTGGACTGgccattttctccaaacacAGAATCCGCGACACATTTCTTTATCGCTACTCACTGAATGGTTATCCTTACATG GCTCACCATGGAGACTGGTTTGGTGGTAAAGCTGTTGGGATGGCTATCCTAAACCTCGGCAGCCTGACTGCAAATGTCTATGTCACTCAT CTGCATGCAGAGTACTCCCGAGAGAAGGACTCTTATCTACCTCACAGAGTGGTTCAGGCCTGGGAGCTGCAGCAGTTCATTCG CCACACCTCTGCTGGTGCAGATGTGGTCATTGTTGGTGGTGACCTCAACATGCACCCTCAGGACCTTGGGAACAGACTACTGAGGGCTTACACTGGACTGCAAGACTCTTATTTAGAAACAGCTAAATTTGAT ggATGTGAGAATGGTATGACTCTTATAGCAGACAACCCTTTTATTAGTAAAAAGGAGCTTGTACCCTTTGAGAAGGGGATTCGAATTGACTACATACTATTTAAG GGTTCTTCAAAAGCCGACGTCCATTGTGATTCCATGTCCACCACCAAAGGCTCCGTTCCCAACCATCCTTTCCCATACTCCGACCATGAAGCTCTCACTGCTGAACTGAGGCTGGAGCTGCACACTCcggctgaaacaggaagtgacagaaAATTGAAGAATAAGGACTCTACTACAG GGAAACTGGCTGAACTGGTTGACATTGTGACTGAGGCCCGCACTGAAGTCAAAGTGGGCTTGCACTGTGCTGAGAGGATGCGCTACACAGCAGCACGCACTGGAGTGATGGGGCTGGCTCTGCTGTTCCTGGAGCTGGTCATCGCCGCGGTGCCCTACTTAGCTCTGGGAGCAGAACAGCCTTTCCCTCGTACTTCCTTCTACCTGCTGGCTGTGCTGTGCTTTGCCATCCTGCTGGCCACCTCCATGTTGTACATCTTTTACACAATGGAGCTGAAATCACTTCAGGGAGCTGAAGACCAGATGAGGCTGGGTATAGGTAGTCTGCAAGAGAAGCTTAAGGGCTTTTGTCTAGCTCAACTTCATAATCCCTCAGGAAGGCCCCCAGAGGTTCAGGAGCCCAGTGCCTTTGAGCCAGAGGAGTAA